In Apium graveolens cultivar Ventura chromosome 10, ASM990537v1, whole genome shotgun sequence, the following are encoded in one genomic region:
- the LOC141690813 gene encoding uncharacterized protein LOC141690813 has protein sequence MVRSLLIEKNVPRKFWAEAVNWAIYILNRCPTSSVKEMTPEEAWCGVKPSVEHLRVFGCLAHAHVLDARRTKLEAKSHCCVFFGASEETKAHRLYDATSKKIIISQDVVFEEDGQWDWEKSSKEDNMFDLDWEDKKSEERDDSINGTGEESADGGNEETSPVIEPRNRRAPRWMNDYIPGEGLSDEEEEEQTHLTLFAHVVHFNPTLFDEAEREEKWRTTMDLEMRSIKNNRMWDLMELPKGAKKTGVK, from the coding sequence ATGGTGAGGAGCTTATTGATTGAGAAAAATGTTCCAAGAAAGTTCTGGGCAGAAGCGGTAAACTGGGCAATCTATATTCTTAATAGATGTCCTACATCATCAGTGAAAGAAATGACGCCAGAAGAAGCTTGGTGTGGGGTGAAGCCTTCGGTCGAGCACTTGAGAGTCTTTGGTTGTTTAGCACATGCTCATGTACTAGATGCTCGACGGACAAAGCTTGAAGCAAAGAGTCATTGTTGTGTCTTTTTTGGTGCAAGTGAAGAGACAAAGGCACACCGACTATATGATGCCACCTCCAAGAAGATTATTATCAGTCAGGATGTTGTCTTTGAAGAAGATGGGCAATGGGATTGGGAAAAGAGCTCTAAAGAAGATAACATGTTTGATTTGGACTGGGAGGATAAGAAAAGTGAAGAGAGGGATGATTCCATTAATGGCACAGGAGAGGAAAGTGCAGATGGTGGTAATGAAGAAACTTCTCCGGTAATAGAACCCCGAAATAGAAGAGCACCAAGGTGGATGAATGATTATATTCCCGGTGAAGGTCTTTctgatgaagaggaagaggaacaAACTCATTTAACCTTGTTTGCTCATGTTGTTCATTTTAATCCTACTTTATTTGACGAAGCAGAAAGAGAAGAGAAATGGAGGACAACCATGGATTTAGAAATGAGATCAATTAAGAATAATAGAATGTGGGATCTCATGGAATTGCCGAAAGGAGCGAAAAAAACAGGAGTCAAATAG